One Pseudomonadota bacterium DNA window includes the following coding sequences:
- a CDS encoding type III pantothenate kinase — protein sequence MSAPALLIDIGNSRVKWAQATPGGGALQAHGAYAYEHPQDEDLRGSLSAALMQVLPRAVSAAVIVSVGRQALAQGVAQSLRRERSARVVLAQVQREFRGLTVGYNHPSHLGVDRWVAMLGAGRLVGYPCTVVDLGTAVTVDAVDRAGQHLGGAIAPGRTLQRRSLRQSTARIRTGEREPAPSSLFARDTAEAVAAGVDHGLAALVNLAQADAARELALCGSLKADRAWPPLLVTGGDAPDLLPLLPAHAQHVDDLVLEGARSLLEGAEEIR from the coding sequence ATGAGTGCTCCTGCTTTGCTCATCGATATCGGTAACTCGCGGGTGAAATGGGCGCAGGCAACGCCCGGCGGCGGCGCGCTGCAAGCCCACGGTGCCTACGCCTACGAGCACCCGCAGGACGAGGATCTCCGTGGGAGCCTATCAGCGGCGTTGATGCAGGTGCTGCCGCGAGCCGTATCCGCCGCAGTGATCGTAAGCGTGGGTCGCCAGGCCCTAGCTCAGGGGGTCGCGCAGAGTTTGCGTCGGGAACGGTCGGCGCGGGTAGTGCTGGCGCAGGTCCAGCGGGAATTTAGAGGGTTAACCGTCGGCTACAATCATCCTAGCCACCTGGGCGTGGACCGCTGGGTCGCGATGCTGGGCGCGGGACGCTTGGTCGGCTACCCCTGCACCGTCGTCGATTTGGGCACCGCAGTCACCGTGGACGCGGTGGACCGTGCGGGCCAGCACCTGGGCGGTGCGATCGCCCCAGGACGTACCTTGCAGCGGCGCTCGCTGCGTCAGTCGACGGCACGGATTCGCACCGGTGAGCGCGAGCCGGCGCCGTCGTCGCTGTTCGCGCGCGACACGGCGGAGGCCGTGGCCGCGGGTGTTGATCATGGGCTCGCCGCGCTGGTCAATCTCGCCCAAGCAGACGCAGCCCGCGAACTTGCGCTCTGCGGGTCGTTGAAGGCAGATCGGGCCTGGCCACCTCTGCTCGTGACCGGCGGCGATGCTCCTGATTTGCTCCCCCTGTTGCCCGCGCACGCCCAACACGTGGATGATCTAGTCCTCGAAGGGGCTCGCTCGCTACTCGAGGGGGCCGAGGAGATTCGATGA
- a CDS encoding assimilatory sulfite reductase (NADPH) flavoprotein subunit: MAQPSSALDFKQGPLDPAQAAAVSQAVDGLNVTQLTWVSGYLAGLAATAGATSPAQAASAPAALAAPSPTLTVLFGSQTGNGQAIAQELARVAAEQGMPVELKAMQDYRPASLKRESYLLVVVSTHGEGEPPDEAAGLHEYLGSARAPRLDHLHFAVLALGDSSYEHFCQTGKDFDERLAALGATRLGDRVDCDVDYESPAEAWREAMLAQVQDALSAQATESAARPAVHLHAVTSAPRHDKRNPYDATLLANQPITGRGSGWPVRHLEFSLEGSGLSYEPGDALGVLPHNPRPLVAQLMDRLQAGGDEPVALGDGEVLSLREALTSRFEVTVLSRSFVERYAAVSESRALNELLAGDRSTYSAWAGQRQVIDVLREFPVTLSPGQFAGMLRKLTPRLYSIASSPLATPDEVHLTVAEVRYEKFGEPHWGAASTYLADAVAEGDTAPVYVQPNNRFRLPADGDTPVIMIGPGTGVAPFRAFVEHRQALGANGRNWLFFGARQFDTDFLYQIEWLRHLRQGGLSKLDVAFSRDQREKIYVQDRLQEHGADLYAWLEEGAHVYVCGDASRMAVDVDETLRRIVATHGARDDDQASDYLAQLRDSGRYQRDVY, from the coding sequence ATGGCTCAACCCAGTTCCGCGCTTGATTTCAAACAAGGTCCCCTCGACCCGGCGCAGGCTGCCGCGGTCAGTCAGGCCGTGGATGGCCTGAATGTCACTCAGCTCACCTGGGTGAGTGGCTACCTGGCAGGCCTGGCGGCAACGGCGGGCGCAACCTCTCCTGCGCAGGCCGCGTCGGCCCCCGCCGCGCTCGCGGCGCCGTCTCCAACCCTAACCGTATTGTTCGGTTCTCAAACAGGCAACGGGCAGGCGATCGCTCAAGAACTCGCGCGCGTAGCGGCTGAGCAGGGCATGCCCGTTGAGCTCAAGGCCATGCAGGACTACCGCCCAGCGAGCTTGAAACGCGAATCCTACCTGCTGGTCGTCGTCAGCACGCACGGTGAGGGCGAACCTCCTGATGAGGCTGCTGGCCTGCATGAGTACCTGGGGTCAGCGCGTGCACCACGCCTCGATCACCTGCACTTCGCAGTGTTGGCTCTCGGTGACTCCAGCTACGAGCACTTTTGCCAAACCGGTAAGGACTTCGACGAGCGACTGGCTGCACTCGGCGCCACGCGCCTAGGTGATCGTGTCGACTGCGACGTGGACTACGAGTCGCCCGCAGAGGCTTGGCGCGAGGCGATGCTCGCCCAGGTCCAGGATGCTCTTAGCGCGCAGGCGACCGAGTCCGCAGCCCGACCCGCCGTGCACCTGCACGCGGTGACGAGCGCGCCACGACACGATAAGCGCAATCCCTACGACGCGACGCTGCTGGCCAACCAGCCGATCACTGGACGCGGATCCGGGTGGCCCGTGCGTCATCTGGAGTTCTCCCTCGAGGGAAGTGGCCTCAGCTACGAACCGGGCGATGCGCTTGGCGTGCTGCCGCACAACCCGCGGCCTCTGGTCGCCCAGCTTATGGACCGGCTGCAAGCCGGTGGCGATGAGCCGGTCGCCTTAGGCGATGGCGAAGTGCTCAGCCTGCGCGAGGCCTTGACCTCGCGCTTTGAGGTGACGGTACTCAGTCGCAGCTTCGTCGAGCGCTACGCCGCAGTCAGTGAGTCGCGGGCCCTGAACGAGTTACTCGCGGGCGATCGCAGCACCTACAGCGCTTGGGCAGGGCAGCGCCAGGTCATCGATGTGCTTCGCGAGTTTCCAGTCACGCTCTCTCCGGGGCAGTTTGCCGGGATGCTACGCAAGCTAACGCCGCGCCTGTACTCGATCGCCTCGAGCCCGTTGGCGACGCCGGATGAAGTGCATCTCACGGTGGCTGAGGTTCGCTACGAGAAGTTTGGTGAGCCGCATTGGGGTGCTGCTTCCACCTATCTCGCGGATGCCGTAGCCGAAGGCGATACGGCGCCAGTCTACGTTCAACCTAATAATCGCTTCAGGTTGCCTGCCGATGGTGATACGCCCGTGATCATGATCGGCCCGGGCACGGGGGTGGCGCCATTTCGGGCCTTCGTCGAACATCGCCAGGCCTTGGGCGCGAACGGTCGTAACTGGCTCTTCTTCGGCGCTCGCCAATTCGACACGGATTTCCTGTATCAGATCGAATGGCTGCGCCATCTGCGTCAGGGCGGCCTAAGCAAGTTGGATGTGGCCTTCTCCCGTGATCAGCGCGAGAAGATTTACGTGCAGGATCGACTCCAAGAGCATGGCGCAGATCTCTACGCATGGCTCGAAGAGGGCGCCCACGTGTACGTGTGCGGGGACGCCTCGCGGATGGCCGTCGATGTTGACGAAACCCTTCGTCGTATCGTGGCAACCCATGGGGCAAGGGACGATGATCAGGCGAGTGATTACCTGGCTCAGCTGCGCGACAGCGGTCGCTACCAGCGGGACGTGTACTGA
- the plsY gene encoding glycerol-3-phosphate 1-O-acyltransferase PlsY — translation MIDLGFRLLLAYMLGSLMGALIVGRLSGGGDIREEGSGNAGGTNALRTRGIAFAVGVIAIDIGKGSLAATLVASMPLVTATNPSTPITAMLCAAAAVVGHVFPLWFGFRGGKGAATLVGAYLGLAAVVVVPVFSVWLLCLVLTGFVGLSTLVAAASAALAVWVLQPGLAPTALIWFALAMALLLVYTHRSNLTRMLQGVEDRKHSLMLFARRSERNS, via the coding sequence ATGATCGATCTAGGGTTTCGGCTGCTGCTGGCGTACATGCTGGGATCGTTGATGGGGGCACTCATCGTCGGGCGACTCAGCGGCGGCGGTGATATCCGTGAGGAGGGCAGCGGAAATGCCGGGGGCACGAATGCCCTGCGCACCCGTGGCATCGCCTTCGCGGTGGGCGTAATTGCGATCGACATTGGCAAGGGCAGCTTGGCGGCGACTCTGGTGGCGAGTATGCCGCTAGTTACCGCCACCAACCCCAGCACGCCCATCACGGCCATGCTCTGCGCGGCGGCGGCGGTCGTCGGCCATGTGTTCCCGCTCTGGTTTGGCTTCCGCGGTGGCAAAGGCGCCGCCACGCTCGTCGGGGCCTACCTCGGGCTTGCCGCAGTGGTCGTGGTGCCCGTGTTCTCGGTTTGGCTACTCTGCCTCGTGCTCACGGGGTTCGTAGGCCTATCCACCCTGGTGGCGGCGGCATCAGCAGCGCTTGCGGTTTGGGTGCTGCAGCCAGGGCTAGCCCCGACGGCGCTGATCTGGTTCGCGCTGGCCATGGCGCTGCTTCTGGTCTACACCCATCGCAGCAACCTCACGCGAATGCTCCAAGGTGTGGAGGATCGCAAACACTCGCTCATGCTGTTCGCCCGCCGAAGTGAGCGGAACTCATGA
- a CDS encoding sulfite exporter TauE/SafE family protein — protein sequence MALCGVGVAAGWINVMAAGGSMLTVPVMLLFGLPGPVANGTNRVAILAQNAVAVLAFRKRGYEQPLLGLSLGLATLPGALVGAFAGVQLRGERFELVLAGVMLVSMAAMWQQGRAKKHAAAAPTPPASRPPSRPRLILGHLCMVGVGFWGGLIQVGVGFVLMPVLHRVLGFDLVRVNQYKVLTVLTYTIPVLAVYAGQSSVLWITGAALALGNAIGGWLGAHHTMTRGAGLVHLVFNLALIALVVRLVFF from the coding sequence ATGGCCTTGTGCGGCGTCGGCGTCGCGGCAGGCTGGATAAACGTGATGGCTGCCGGCGGCTCGATGCTGACCGTTCCCGTGATGCTTCTGTTCGGCCTCCCCGGCCCCGTCGCCAATGGCACCAACCGTGTCGCCATCCTGGCCCAAAATGCAGTGGCCGTCCTCGCCTTTCGTAAGCGCGGCTACGAACAACCCCTGCTCGGCCTATCGCTTGGGCTGGCGACACTGCCGGGCGCTCTGGTCGGGGCCTTTGCCGGCGTGCAGCTGCGTGGTGAGCGCTTCGAGCTCGTGCTCGCAGGGGTCATGCTCGTCTCCATGGCGGCCATGTGGCAGCAGGGGCGAGCCAAGAAACATGCCGCCGCTGCCCCGACACCCCCTGCCTCGCGGCCCCCAAGCCGCCCTCGCCTGATCCTAGGCCATCTGTGCATGGTCGGCGTCGGCTTTTGGGGCGGACTCATTCAGGTGGGCGTGGGCTTTGTGCTCATGCCGGTGCTGCATCGGGTGCTCGGCTTCGATCTGGTGCGCGTCAATCAGTACAAGGTACTCACGGTACTGACCTACACGATCCCCGTGCTCGCCGTGTACGCGGGGCAGTCGAGCGTGCTGTGGATCACCGGCGCCGCCCTAGCCCTCGGCAACGCGATCGGGGGTTGGCTCGGTGCCCACCACACGATGACGCGCGGGGCGGGACTGGTGCACCTAGTGTTCAACCTGGCGCTGATCGCGTTGGTGGTTCGCCTAGTGTTCTTCTAG
- a CDS encoding YqgE/AlgH family protein, with translation MSESSPLAAVAACTSVLLLIATTPNAWAMEPEAGRFLVAAEALEDPNFAKTVVLLLHHDGDGSIGLIINQHSDIAPAQLLPGIRGLDRYQGKLFLGGPVELSHVSVLAAEGAGGTAVLKGVYLSNDPTTLEGLLLAARGQGERAVRIFIGYAGWSGGQLEAEISAGGWRVHAASAKHVFEQDPSRLWGSLREAASQSSPDEPFVVRALPATGSPTPGASR, from the coding sequence ATGAGCGAATCCTCCCCTTTGGCCGCGGTGGCCGCGTGCACGAGTGTCCTGCTGCTGATCGCCACCACACCCAACGCTTGGGCGATGGAGCCCGAGGCCGGTCGCTTTCTGGTGGCGGCGGAGGCGCTAGAGGATCCAAACTTCGCGAAAACCGTAGTGCTGCTGCTACACCACGACGGTGATGGCAGCATCGGCCTCATCATCAATCAGCACTCCGACATCGCTCCCGCGCAGCTCCTGCCCGGTATCCGTGGGTTGGATCGGTACCAGGGGAAGCTGTTTTTGGGTGGGCCGGTGGAGCTGAGCCACGTCAGCGTGTTGGCAGCTGAGGGCGCAGGCGGTACCGCGGTATTGAAAGGCGTTTACCTCAGCAACGATCCAACTACCCTGGAGGGTCTGCTGCTGGCGGCAAGAGGGCAGGGGGAGCGCGCCGTGCGCATCTTCATTGGCTACGCGGGGTGGTCTGGTGGTCAGCTCGAGGCGGAGATCTCCGCAGGTGGTTGGCGTGTACACGCTGCCAGCGCAAAGCATGTGTTCGAACAGGATCCGTCCCGCTTGTGGGGCAGCTTGAGGGAGGCTGCATCGCAGTCATCGCCTGATGAGCCCTTCGTCGTCCGAGCGTTACCGGCGACCGGTTCGCCAACGCCCGGCGCCAGCCGATAG
- the aceK gene encoding bifunctional isocitrate dehydrogenase kinase/phosphatase, producing the protein MHACAHQVFIDFVRYNSEFRSITQRAKRRFEQRKWAASRADAVERIQLYDNCINATVARVRALFEQTPATPIFEEDVWHAMRRRFAENIATYRDIEFTRTYFNSVARRIFGVADAVQRIVFQAEDSQPLAQSAHPLGVRRYALRGGSLTQLFTVLLADYPFAVTYRDIVRSGDHVASEVRAFLRDSGAGEPQQVEMIGPVFFRDTRAYLVGRLTSGSRQHPLLIALRNAQTGIEVDAVLLDDDEVSFVFGFARSYFHVDLESVTSAVIFLHSIMPHKSVVDLFTMLGRAKQGKTQRYHEIREHLAVSSERFRDAALDKGMVMIVFALPSYGGVFKVIRDNFAYPKTTTRQDVKDKYRLVATHDRVGRLVEAQEFAGMKFAVERFEPSLRDELLKEATASTHLESDTTLVLDHVYVERRLIPLNKYLREASGEDRMQVVIDYGQAIRDLAHANIFPGDLLLKNFGVSRQRRVVFFDYDELCLVTDCNFRDPVQTNYEEDEMRPSDWFYVADTDVFPHQFASFLGFDGELRDRFLEAHGELFTAAWWRDVKARHERGEVLELVPYRRRGERTIGEAQPLEEH; encoded by the coding sequence GTGCATGCCTGCGCACACCAGGTGTTCATCGATTTTGTCCGCTACAACTCCGAATTTCGCTCCATTACGCAGCGGGCGAAGCGGCGCTTCGAGCAGCGCAAGTGGGCGGCGAGCCGAGCCGACGCGGTTGAGCGCATCCAGCTGTACGACAATTGCATCAACGCCACCGTGGCGCGCGTGCGTGCCCTGTTTGAGCAGACCCCAGCCACGCCGATTTTCGAGGAGGATGTCTGGCATGCGATGCGTCGGCGTTTCGCCGAAAACATCGCGACCTACCGTGACATAGAGTTTACCCGGACATACTTCAATTCCGTCGCGCGCCGCATCTTCGGTGTAGCCGATGCCGTGCAGCGCATCGTTTTCCAAGCAGAGGATAGCCAACCCTTGGCTCAGTCCGCTCATCCTCTTGGCGTGCGTCGCTACGCCTTGCGCGGCGGTTCACTGACGCAACTATTCACAGTATTGCTAGCCGACTATCCGTTCGCGGTCACCTACCGAGACATCGTGCGAAGCGGCGACCACGTGGCGAGCGAAGTGCGTGCGTTCCTTAGGGATTCTGGCGCCGGCGAGCCGCAGCAGGTGGAGATGATTGGCCCCGTCTTTTTCCGCGATACCCGGGCCTATCTGGTCGGTAGGCTCACCTCCGGGAGCCGCCAACATCCGCTGCTGATCGCCCTGCGCAACGCGCAGACAGGGATCGAAGTCGACGCGGTCCTGCTCGACGATGACGAGGTGAGCTTCGTCTTTGGCTTCGCGCGCTCCTACTTCCACGTCGATCTCGAGAGCGTGACCAGCGCGGTGATCTTCCTGCACTCGATCATGCCCCACAAGTCGGTGGTGGACCTGTTCACGATGCTGGGGCGTGCCAAGCAGGGTAAGACCCAGCGCTACCATGAGATTCGCGAGCACCTGGCCGTGTCCAGCGAGCGCTTCCGCGACGCCGCCCTCGACAAGGGGATGGTGATGATCGTTTTTGCTCTGCCGTCCTATGGCGGCGTGTTCAAGGTCATTCGAGACAACTTCGCATATCCGAAGACCACGACTCGCCAGGACGTCAAGGATAAGTACCGCCTGGTCGCCACCCACGATCGGGTCGGTCGCTTGGTAGAGGCGCAGGAGTTTGCTGGCATGAAGTTCGCAGTGGAACGCTTCGAGCCATCCTTGCGCGATGAGCTTCTCAAGGAGGCCACGGCGAGCACTCACCTGGAGAGCGATACGACCCTAGTGTTGGATCATGTATACGTCGAGCGGCGCCTCATCCCCCTCAACAAGTACCTGCGCGAGGCAAGCGGTGAGGATCGCATGCAGGTGGTGATTGACTACGGTCAGGCCATCCGCGACCTTGCCCACGCCAATATCTTCCCCGGTGATCTGCTGCTGAAGAACTTCGGCGTGAGTCGCCAGCGCCGAGTCGTGTTCTTCGATTACGATGAACTTTGCCTCGTCACAGACTGTAACTTCCGCGACCCTGTGCAGACCAACTACGAGGAGGATGAGATGCGTCCCTCCGATTGGTTCTATGTGGCGGACACTGATGTCTTCCCGCACCAGTTCGCTTCCTTTTTGGGCTTCGACGGGGAGTTGCGCGATCGTTTCTTGGAAGCTCACGGCGAGCTGTTCACGGCGGCGTGGTGGCGCGATGTGAAGGCGCGCCACGAGCGTGGCGAGGTGCTGGAGCTGGTGCCCTACCGGCGCCGTGGCGAGCGCACGATAGGTGAGGCGCAGCCCCTAGAAGAACACTAG
- a CDS encoding biotin--[acetyl-CoA-carboxylase] ligase, whose product MIDAALDPLCGERITQLCERSLGAEVPRLRILEEVDSTSSEAMRWRTELANDRQAVAVVAEQQSAGRGRRGRSWNTAPGSAVHLSLARPLDSAYNIAPLGLACAIAVHEVLAILGVADLAIKWPNDIVCTDAGSRPYAKLGGLLLEASQRGGVSDEGSGHELVVGLGLNLSLPAALRAELEAGTEYAVGDLAALGFDPSGRNELIAMLIVALAGTLERFQEEGFPTFRARWDAVDMLRGLGVAVRGGDGRLRRGVAHGIDAEGALRVRLEGAQELLRVHAGEVSVRPLP is encoded by the coding sequence ATGATCGATGCGGCGCTCGACCCCTTGTGCGGCGAGAGGATCACGCAGCTCTGTGAGCGATCGTTGGGAGCTGAGGTGCCGCGCCTGCGCATCCTGGAGGAAGTTGATTCCACCAGCAGCGAGGCGATGCGCTGGCGCACCGAGTTGGCGAACGACAGACAAGCGGTGGCGGTCGTAGCGGAGCAACAGAGCGCCGGCCGGGGGCGTCGTGGGCGCTCGTGGAACACAGCGCCCGGAAGTGCCGTCCACTTGTCCTTGGCCCGGCCGCTCGATAGCGCCTACAACATCGCCCCGCTGGGCCTCGCGTGTGCGATTGCCGTGCACGAGGTATTGGCGATCCTGGGTGTAGCTGACCTCGCCATCAAATGGCCTAATGATATCGTTTGTACCGATGCGGGTAGCAGACCCTACGCGAAGCTCGGCGGACTACTGCTCGAGGCCAGCCAGCGAGGAGGGGTGTCCGATGAGGGGTCGGGGCACGAACTGGTGGTTGGGCTCGGACTCAACCTTTCGCTCCCCGCGGCTCTGCGGGCCGAGCTTGAGGCGGGCACGGAGTATGCGGTGGGGGACCTCGCCGCTTTGGGGTTTGACCCGAGCGGTCGCAACGAGCTCATCGCGATGTTGATCGTTGCTCTCGCCGGCACGCTGGAGCGCTTCCAGGAAGAGGGCTTCCCTACCTTCCGGGCGCGCTGGGATGCGGTGGATATGCTGCGAGGTTTGGGTGTGGCGGTGCGGGGCGGCGACGGACGCCTCCGGCGTGGCGTGGCGCACGGTATCGACGCTGAGGGCGCGTTGCGCGTGCGGCTCGAGGGTGCGCAGGAGTTGTTGCGCGTGCATGCGGGCGAGGTGTCCGTCCGGCCGCTGCCATGA
- a CDS encoding response regulator has product MVTGDRCSVLLVEDQALVREMITSVLEANNFQVTPVASMNEAIGQLSAVTPSIDTVLSDVRLGDGRNGIELADWVRERYAQMPVILMSALTDASYATYHFLQKPFTERELLEVIAAATA; this is encoded by the coding sequence ATGGTAACGGGTGATCGTTGTTCCGTGCTGCTCGTCGAGGACCAAGCCTTAGTGCGCGAGATGATCACCTCGGTACTGGAGGCGAACAATTTTCAGGTAACGCCCGTGGCCAGCATGAACGAAGCCATAGGCCAGTTGAGCGCCGTCACGCCGAGCATTGACACGGTCCTGTCGGACGTGCGGTTAGGTGACGGACGGAACGGCATCGAGCTTGCTGACTGGGTGCGCGAGCGGTACGCGCAAATGCCAGTGATCCTGATGTCCGCCCTCACCGATGCCTCCTACGCGACCTATCACTTCCTTCAAAAGCCCTTCACCGAGCGCGAGCTGCTCGAGGTGATCGCCGCCGCGACCGCCTGA
- a CDS encoding SLC13 family permease: MQIIRNAALVAAPLLAMLVGMLVSWQGVGTAGAPWVAGITTLTALWWIFEPIPIPVTSLLPLALLPLLGILSPGEVGESVGSPLILLLMGGFMLSTAMARSGAHRRLALNAVRAFGRGGGRSLVFGFVTVSAGLSMWISNTATVLMLLPIVMAIIEKTDDRALQRGLLLGIAYAGSVGGIGTPVGTPPNLIFLRVYQETTGTEVGFLSWMGFAIPVVLVLVPFIALWLTRGISTREKIDIPSAGPWRAEEIRTLAIFGMTAFAWITRTEPGGGWSEWFALPGANDASVALLAVVLMCLVPNGRGGRLLDWETASQIPWGILLLFGSGIAIAKGFAATGISASLGEALAGLSALPPWLLIGAICVMVTYLTEVTSNTATTALLMPILAAAGVAAGLDPRLLMAPAAMTASCAFMLPVATGPNAVVFSSGRLSIREMAREGFVINLVAVGVVTAVASLLLL, from the coding sequence TTGCAGATCATCCGAAACGCAGCCTTGGTGGCTGCACCTTTGCTGGCGATGCTCGTGGGGATGCTGGTCTCCTGGCAGGGCGTGGGCACGGCCGGCGCGCCTTGGGTTGCCGGCATCACCACTCTCACTGCGCTCTGGTGGATCTTCGAACCCATCCCGATCCCGGTCACCTCGTTGTTGCCCCTGGCCCTGCTTCCGCTCCTCGGCATCCTCTCGCCGGGCGAGGTGGGCGAATCGGTGGGCAGCCCGCTCATCCTGCTCCTGATGGGCGGTTTCATGCTCTCCACTGCTATGGCCCGCAGCGGGGCGCACCGTCGCCTCGCATTGAACGCCGTGCGCGCCTTCGGCCGTGGTGGTGGCCGCTCCTTGGTGTTCGGCTTTGTGACCGTCTCCGCCGGCCTGAGCATGTGGATCTCGAACACGGCGACGGTGCTTATGTTGCTACCCATCGTCATGGCCATCATCGAGAAGACGGATGATCGAGCGCTTCAGCGTGGATTGCTGCTCGGTATTGCCTACGCCGGGAGCGTGGGGGGTATCGGCACGCCCGTGGGTACTCCACCCAATCTTATCTTCCTGCGCGTCTACCAGGAGACTACTGGTACTGAGGTTGGTTTCTTGTCCTGGATGGGTTTTGCCATTCCGGTCGTGCTGGTGCTCGTTCCTTTCATTGCCCTTTGGCTAACCAGAGGGATCAGTACTCGGGAGAAAATCGATATTCCAAGCGCGGGGCCCTGGCGCGCCGAGGAGATTCGAACGCTCGCTATCTTTGGGATGACAGCATTTGCGTGGATCACTCGCACCGAGCCCGGTGGAGGTTGGAGCGAATGGTTCGCTCTGCCAGGTGCCAACGATGCCAGCGTCGCGTTGCTCGCCGTGGTGCTGATGTGCCTGGTACCGAACGGTCGCGGTGGCCGGCTCCTCGACTGGGAGACGGCCTCGCAAATCCCTTGGGGCATCCTGCTGCTGTTCGGATCTGGCATTGCGATCGCCAAGGGCTTCGCCGCCACTGGAATCAGCGCCAGCCTCGGTGAGGCGCTCGCTGGGCTGAGTGCGCTTCCCCCTTGGCTGCTGATCGGCGCGATTTGCGTGATGGTGACTTACCTGACGGAGGTGACCAGCAACACGGCGACCACTGCGCTGCTGATGCCGATCTTGGCCGCTGCCGGCGTGGCTGCGGGACTAGATCCGCGATTGCTCATGGCGCCCGCCGCAATGACCGCTAGCTGCGCCTTTATGCTGCCCGTGGCCACAGGGCCCAACGCCGTGGTCTTCTCTAGCGGGCGCCTCAGCATTCGCGAGATGGCTAGGGAGGGCTTTGTGATCAACCTCGTTGCGGTGGGTGTGGTGACCGCGGTGGCCTCTCTGCTGCTGCTCTGA